The Microcoleus sp. FACHB-672 sequence CGTTCTATGCTTTTGATGAAGTTGATATGTTCTTAGATGGAGCAAATGTAGAGCGATTAGCTAAAATGATCAAACAACAAGCACAACAGGCGCAATTTATTGTCGTCAGTCTCCGCCGGCCTATGATTGAATCTTCTGAGCGTACCATTGGTGTTACGCAGGCCAGGGGAGCCTACACGCAAGTGATTGGACTGAACCTACAGTCTAAAAGTGCATCTGTGTGATTTTTTTACAGCTACTATGTAATTAGTCTGAAGTCCAGGGTATCGGTGAGCGGCAAAAAATCGCTGCAAGCCGGCAAAGGACACTCAGACAAAGATACGAAAGACACAATTAGGATTCGAGAGCAGGACTCGAGCAAGAATGACATCTGAACAAATCCGGCAACGCTCAGACCTCTTAAATACCCAAGTGATCACCCGCACCACCGGCAAGCGCCTAGGGGTGGTTAAGGAGCTATTAGTAGACATTGATCGGCGGGAGGTTGTGGCACTCGGTTTACGAGACAACCTGCTCTCGGTCGCTGGAATGCCCCGGTTTATGCTCCTCACCAGCATCCGGCAGATGGGCGACGTGATTTTAGTTGAGGATGAAAACGTCATTGAAGATATTGACGTTGACGCCTACAGCAGCTTAATCGGCAGCGAAGTGATCACCGAAACCGGCGAACTGTTGGGCAAAGTGCGCGGCTTCAAATTCAACTCAGAAACCGGCACCGTCGTTTCCCTCATCCTGGCTTCGATAGGCGTTCCCCTGATTCCCGATCAAGTAATCAGTACCTATGAACTGCCGATTGAGGAAATTATCAGCAGTGGCCCAAACCGGCTGATCGTATTTGAAGGGGCAGAAGAACGCCTCGTTCAATTAACAGTCGGCGTACTGGAGCGTTTGGGCATTGGCCAAGCGCCTTGGGAACGTGAAGAAGAAGAAACTTATTATGCGCCAGTGGCCCGACCGGAAAACCAATTGGGCACCGGCATCCCCCTCCGCACCCCAGAACCCATTCGCAAGAGCGAGCAGGTGGTGCAACCAGCCTGGGATGAAGATGATTGGGAAGAATCCCAACCTGAACCGATTATCGTGCGCCCCTCCCTTCGCCAGCAACCGTCTGAATCGATTTACTACGAAGAAGACCTAGAAGAAGAAGAGAACTGGCGCGAAGCCTCTGTGCGGGACGAGTACGAGGAAGAATACGATGATCGCGGCTACACTCCAGCCAAGAGCTACGAGGAAGAGTACGAAGAAGAGTATGAGTACGAGGATATAGAGGCGGATGCCTGGGCAGATGATGAATCACCCAAGCCTTATCAAGCCCCCCGCCTCAACATCCCAGAGAAAACCAAGCTGCCAGAGTACGAAGAGGAACCCGGTTACTAGGGACTAGGGGCTAGGGAAGAGGGAGAGTCAGGAAAAATGCCCAATGCCTAATGCCCAATGCCCCATGCCCAATTCCCCCTTCCATCAGCAAGAACGCAGACGAGTGAGTAACAGTACAATCTCATCAATTGCTTGACGCTGTAGGCCGGCAGATTGATGAGATTGATTGACGATAATGCTAAAAACTAAAGGCGGATAGTTCAGCGGGCGGGCATATCCTGACAACGCTGAAACCCCGGTAACGGTGCCGGTTTTCGCTTGCACAATTCCTTGGGCGGTTGTATCGCGAAAACGGGAGGAGAGCGTGCCACTGACACCGGCAACGGGCAGTGAAGTTTGGTAGATCTCTGCTGCGGGTGAACTTGCCATTGCCCGAAGTGTTTGCACCAAAGCTTCTGGGCTAACTAAGTTATGACGGGATAATCCAGAACCATCTTCTGGGATGTAGCTTTCTGCGTTAACGCCTAATTGAGTTAAGGCGGCTTTAAGCACGTCTAAACCGGCATCTGCGGTATCTTTGCCGGCCATCGCTGCATCTGCCTTGGCAACGGTACCGAGGGAACGCAGCAACACCTCTGCATATAGATTATTACTCTCCTGGTTCGTCTTCATCACCAGTTCAGATAGCGGTGGGGATTCAACCACTGCTAATTCCACTTCACCGGCAATCGGGCTGCCGGCAGCGACTTGTGCTCGCCCCACAGCAATTCCCTCGGCTGCCAACGCTTGCTGGAAGCGCTGCAAAAAGTTTTCAGCAGGGTTGACAATTGCCACGCCCACCTCTTCCGGTTCCGCGCCGGCACGCAACTGACCTTTAATTCGCAATACAGGCCGGCTGAAATCGCGCCCGATGTCTAAAAACTCCGGTTCATTTGGCCCAACCGTTACCGAATCATTTTCAACTCGCCACCCCCTTGCTTCTTTGGGATCGTCCCAAGTCACACGTAAGGGTTGACCGGCAGCTTGGGGGGAGAGTGTCAAATTAATCGCATTTTCATTAACAATTAAACTATTCACCGGCGCACCATAGCCGGCTTGCACATCTTCCCATTCCCAATTGGGGTTCACCGGCTGCCCTTGAAAATAACTATCCTCAACAACCATCTGCCCGACTTGGCGAATTCCCCGACTCTTCAGTTGTTGCGCTAAACTCGCCAGATGGGCATCCGTTAAGCTAGGATCGCCGCGCCCGACAACCCGCAGAGACACCTCTCCTGCGCTGACGGGAGTTCCATAAACCGAGGTGCGGATACGAAATTGAGTGCCGAGTTTTGCCAAAGCAGCAGCAGTGGTGAGCAGTTTTTCATTCGATGCCGGGATGAAATAGCCCTCTCCCTG is a genomic window containing:
- the dacB gene encoding D-alanyl-D-alanine carboxypeptidase/D-alanyl-D-alanine-endopeptidase, with product MTVKWMANFGQPMSALLLILGSQWAGMPASAQTPNTSPAAQSICPAQLPDAIDAIANRPQFSRARWGILVEPLSPADGQTLYNRQGEGYFIPASNEKLLTTAAALAKLGTQFRIRTSVYGTPVSAGEVSLRVVGRGDPSLTDAHLASLAQQLKSRGIRQVGQMVVEDSYFQGQPVNPNWEWEDVQAGYGAPVNSLIVNENAINLTLSPQAAGQPLRVTWDDPKEARGWRVENDSVTVGPNEPEFLDIGRDFSRPVLRIKGQLRAGAEPEEVGVAIVNPAENFLQRFQQALAAEGIAVGRAQVAAGSPIAGEVELAVVESPPLSELVMKTNQESNNLYAEVLLRSLGTVAKADAAMAGKDTADAGLDVLKAALTQLGVNAESYIPEDGSGLSRHNLVSPEALVQTLRAMASSPAAEIYQTSLPVAGVSGTLSSRFRDTTAQGIVQAKTGTVTGVSALSGYARPLNYPPLVFSIIVNQSHQSAGLQRQAIDEIVLLLTRLRSC
- a CDS encoding PRC-barrel domain-containing protein codes for the protein MTSEQIRQRSDLLNTQVITRTTGKRLGVVKELLVDIDRREVVALGLRDNLLSVAGMPRFMLLTSIRQMGDVILVEDENVIEDIDVDAYSSLIGSEVITETGELLGKVRGFKFNSETGTVVSLILASIGVPLIPDQVISTYELPIEEIISSGPNRLIVFEGAEERLVQLTVGVLERLGIGQAPWEREEEETYYAPVARPENQLGTGIPLRTPEPIRKSEQVVQPAWDEDDWEESQPEPIIVRPSLRQQPSESIYYEEDLEEEENWREASVRDEYEEEYDDRGYTPAKSYEEEYEEEYEYEDIEADAWADDESPKPYQAPRLNIPEKTKLPEYEEEPGY